In Acidobacteriota bacterium, the DNA window TTGGCGCAGCATTGATAGTCCCTTCGCAACAGAATGATTTGACTGACGAAAGGACTTCCAAAGCTACGCCGAGAGCGTAGCACTCCAAATGCTTCGCCGTTCACTTGAATTTCAACTGAACAGGATTGCTAGGTTTGCCATCCACCACAACGACCAAACTGGCAGTTGGCCGGTTGGCAATCAGCGGCAGTTTGATGTTGACCTGATCCAGTCCCACGTAATCGCCTTGCGCGGCGGCGTACAACACCTCGGCGTTGATAGAACCATCGAGCGCCGCCTCCACACTTCCCAACGAACCACGATTGCGAATTCCCGTGCCGAACACCACCAGATAAATTTGATCGGGTTGCGTAGCCGAATCCGAATAGAAGTTGATTGGCCGAGGCACAAAGCGGCCTTGAGCCGGATCGTAATCTATCAGCGGCTCGATGACCTGTGCGCCGTTGCTTTTCACGCGCAGCACATAACCGGCGGGCGGGCCTGCGCCATCGGAATTGGCGGTGAACAATCCGGGTAGCGTCGGAGTGATCAAAATCACGCCGGTCGTAATTTGGCCATTGCCACTGGTGACGGTGACGGTTGCCACGCCGGAAGCCATTCCGCTGGGAACCAGGTAATTGATTTGAAATGGCGAAACGAAAAAGAGCGGCGCGGCGCGTTCGATTCCGGCGGCGTCTTTGAACACGATGCGCGTCCCGGCGAGTTCCGTCGGCAACGGTAATCCCGGAGCGACCACCGTGGTCGTCGCCAGGTTTGCGCCGAAGGCTGCGGCAATGGAATCCGTCGCCAACGCCAGCGGTTGATAGCTGGCCGCTGAAACATTTGCCACCGTATTCATCGGCGCAGGGGTGCACACACTCAGCGCGGAAGAAATCCCCACGCGTGTAGTGACGGCCAAATCCATCATTCCATCATTGTTCAAATCGCCTGCGGTCAGGTAATTTGCCAGCGGGACAGAAACCGACCCGGAGCGTACAAAATTGCCCGTGCCATTGCCCGCATAAAGACTGACATGATCGGTTGAGCTGGTATTGGTCAGGAAGGGAATTTCCGTCAACGCCAGATCGAGTTTGCCATCGCCCGTGAAATCGCCCGCCGCCACGGAAATCGGGAAATTTTCAGTGGCCAGTTTGATCGGCAGGCGAAAACTTCCGTCGCCGTTCCCCATCAAAATGTACAGGTTCTTGTTCGTGGATTCGTCGCGATGAATCACCGCCAGATCCAGATTGTTGTCGCGATTGAAATCCGCAACCGTTAAGGAAACCGGCGCTTTGGCGACTGCCACGGTTACAGGAATGAACCCGCCCGATCCGCTGCCCAACAGAATGCTCAGCGTGGATTCGCCGTAATTGGCGACGACCAAATCCAGATTACCGTCTTTGTTGAAATCGCCAACGCCGATGGCCGATGGCGAGATGCCAACGGGAATGTTAATCGCAGTGGAAAAATTCCCTTTCCCATCGCCCATCAAAATGGAAATGTCATTGGAGCCATAATTTCCCACCACCAAATCCTGATTTCTATCACCATTCAAATCAGCCGCGACAACCGTAGATGGCGTTTGCCCGGCGGTAAAATTGCGCGGATCCAGATTGAATTCACCCATGGCATTGGCCAGCAACAGATTCACGCTGCCTGCGCTTTGCAAATTGCCGCCGACTACGACGATGTCCGGTTTGCTGTCTTTGTTGAAATCCGCAACCACAACATCGCTGTTGTCTCGCCCCGCCATATAAGTTTTGGGGGAACCGAAGCTCCCTGCTCCGTCGCCATACGCGACCAGCACGCCCGCTTGATTGCCCAAGGCGACAACGACATCTTTTTTCGCATCCGTATTCAGGTCGGCCAGCACTGTCGCCCGTAAAATTTTGTCAGCTTGGTCGAAGGCCAGAGGCGCAATGAACTGGCCTGCGCCCAGGCCTGTGATGATCGAAAGCGTTTGGTCGTAATTGATCACCGCCAAATCC includes these proteins:
- a CDS encoding VCBS repeat-containing protein, encoding MSTKQVAVYEFSIPVLILSFLIFSFVPLVTDGRLRNTPVAAFEESAACANGIRLGTARNFPLGYDPEDLLTGDFNGDGFLDLAIANSGYTNSGGLISLYAGNGRGEFANVSNLHLTSWGGRLASGDFNNDGKLDLATAVPFDGSGVAVALGKGDGSFSTTLIPIGPIQYRAGIVVTDFNADGKADIALSGENKVIVMRGDGAGGFMRVGNYETGATMPGALSAGDFSGDGKPDLIVFGQDIDQKPILFLNDGAGQFLAGIPLNISGSGSDFRNAVGDLNGDGKADLAFVRRTDQEQRGVSVAFSTGAGFGEPIQIPLSGYGYPVALRMADLNGDGKPDVIATEDFGNRISIVLNNGGGTFSVRSIYSGGYFPVASAAGDFDRDGKTDLAVINYDQTLSIITGLGAGQFIAPLAFDQADKILRATVLADLNTDAKKDVVVALGNQAGVLVAYGDGAGSFGSPKTYMAGRDNSDVVVADFNKDSKPDIVVVGGNLQSAGSVNLLLANAMGEFNLDPRNFTAGQTPSTVVAADLNGDRNQDLVVGNYGSNDISILMGDGKGNFSTAINIPVGISPSAIGVGDFNKDGNLDLVVANYGESTLSILLGSGSGGFIPVTVAVAKAPVSLTVADFNRDNNLDLAVIHRDESTNKNLYILMGNGDGSFRLPIKLATENFPISVAAGDFTGDGKLDLALTEIPFLTNTSSTDHVSLYAGNGTGNFVRSGSVSVPLANYLTAGDLNNDGMMDLAVTTRVGISSALSVCTPAPMNTVANVSAASYQPLALATDSIAAAFGANLATTTVVAPGLPLPTELAGTRIVFKDAAGIERAAPLFFVSPFQINYLVPSGMASGVATVTVTSGNGQITTGVILITPTLPGLFTANSDGAGPPAGYVLRVKSNGAQVIEPLIDYDPAQGRFVPRPINFYSDSATQPDQIYLVVFGTGIRNRGSLGSVEAALDGSINAEVLYAAAQGDYVGLDQVNIKLPLIANRPTASLVVVVDGKPSNPVQLKFK